One region of Miscanthus floridulus cultivar M001 chromosome 19, ASM1932011v1, whole genome shotgun sequence genomic DNA includes:
- the LOC136529663 gene encoding uncharacterized protein, which produces MSDLKYSSYTRLGLRRWRRPARGFRLSPTRISVRRLRAKLWKLLGLLGRCVRNLRLLTRGRVAAAAAGSSSPPASATGSRRFLVGGQKRALAGGKGGQAAGDGGNSSKPQRRPPCMRSNSFYARAVAECLEFIKGINAPPASPSPLAAHGTPRRGSRCSQGDDDDVSLPPESMVQMKQSACTCR; this is translated from the coding sequence ATGAGTGATCTGAAGTACTCATCCTACACGAGGCTGGGCctgcggcggtggcgacggccgGCGAGGGGGTTCCGGCTGAGCCCGACGCGCATCTCCGTGCGCCGGCTGCGTGCCAAGCTGTGGAAGCTGCTGGGGCTCCTGGGTCGCTGCGTGCGCAACCTGCGGCTACTCACGAGGGGCCGGGTGGCAGCTGCGGCGGCAGGTAGCAGCTCGCCCCCTGCCTCTGCCACCGGCAGCAGGCGGTTTCTTGTGGGCGGTCAGAAACGCGCCCTCGCCGGAGGGAAGGGCGGACAGGCCGCCGGGGACGGCGGCAACAGCAGCAAGCCACAGCGGCGGCCGCCGTGCATGCGGTCCAACTCGTTCTACGCCCGCGCCGTCGCCGAGTGCCTCGAGTTCATTAAGGGCATCAACGCCCCGCCTGCGTCACCATCGCCGCTGGCGGCCCACGGCACGCCGCGCCGCGGCAGCAGGTGCTcacaaggcgacgacgacgacgtgagttTACCACCCGAGTCGATGGTGCAGATGAAACAATCAGCTTGTACTTGTAGATAG